In Stomoxys calcitrans chromosome 2, idStoCalc2.1, whole genome shotgun sequence, the following proteins share a genomic window:
- the LOC106095483 gene encoding chymotrypsin-2 — protein MKEETRSISRSLKKMKFILSVVLALAIFGSLTQGRGISQQQLKGISQHLKDVRVIGGSDVAEGALPYQVSIQNTFGEHVCGGSIIAPLWVLTAAHCLEWPKQYLKVVTGTVNWTKPDAEYAVDDLKIHCLHNKPMYHNDIALIRLSKPIVYNQRTQPVNLATSNSLNDGDKLTLSGWGSIKVWGRTPDILQSAELSYMDHAKCEAGVRNSEWLGAGHICTDTKSGQGSCHGDSGGPLYNVAKNELVGIVNWGEACAVGYPDVFASVAYYHDWIMTNMNGGAQC, from the coding sequence ATGAAAGAAGAAACAAGAAGTATATCtagaagtttaaaaaaaatgaagttTATATTAAGTGTTGTATTGGCCTTGGCCATTTTTGGATCGTTAACACAAGGTCGTGGAATATCGCAGCAACAGTTGAAGGGTATAAGCCAACATTTAAAAGATGTTCGTGTTATTGGAGGCTCAGATGTGGCAGAAGGTGCCTTACCCTATCAGGTCTCCATACAGAATACCTTTGGTGAACATGTCTGTGGTGGTTCGATAATAGCCCCCCTATGGGTATTGACGGCTGCCCATTGCTTGGAATGGCCCAAACAATATCTGAAAGTCGTTACCGGTACCGTCAATTGGACTAAGCCAGATGCTGAATACGCTGTGGATGATTTGAAAATCCATTGTCTACACAATAAGCCCATGTATCACAATGACATTGCCTTGATACGTCTCTCCAAGCCCATTGTCTACAATCAACGTACACAACCTGTGAATTTAGCCACCAGCAACAGCCTCAATGATGGTGATAAACTAACACTCTCTGGTTGGGGCAGCATTAAGGTGTGGGGACGTACTCCCGACATTTTGCAAAGTGCCGAATTAAGTTACATGGATCATGCCAAATGTGAAGCTGGTGTCCGCAATTCCGAATGGTTGGGTGCAGGCCACATTTGTACTGATACCAAATCTGGTCAAGGTTCCTGTCATGGTGATTCAGGTGGTCCCTTATACAATGTGGCCAAAAACGAATTGGTCGGCATTGTTAATTGGGGTGAAGCTTGTGCGGTGGGATATCCTGATGTCTTTGCCAGTGTTGCCTACTATCATGACTGGATAATGACAAACATGAATGGTGGTGCACAATGTTAA